The Gordonia terrae genome contains the following window.
GATCGCGGTGCGCGACAGCATCGCGTCCTGGGCGCGCTCCACCAGTGTGACCGACATCGTCCGTTCCGACATCGACAAGCCCCGCGACCAGTGGACGCAGTTGCTGTCCCAGATCGCCGACCTGGGCGTGTTCGCCGCAGCGGTCCCCGAGACCTCCGACGGCCTCGGGGCGAGTTTCCTCGACGTGGCCGCCATGCTCGAGCAGTGCGGGGTCGACCTCGTCCCCGGCCCGCTGGGTCCGACGGTGTCCGCGGCGATCGCGCTTGCGATCGCCCGCCGCGACGCGCACGAGGGTGGCGCCGACCGGGGCGCCGCGCTGTTGCCGGAGGTGCTCGCCGGATCGGTGCCGGTGGTGACGCCTGCGACGAGTTACGCCGGGGTGGCCCGCGAACTGTCCGGCGGCGACCTCGACCTCGGGCTCGTCGGCGGGTACGTCGAGGGTTGCGCCGTCCTGGTCGAGTTCGGGACCGCCGACCGCGAACGGTCGTGGTGGATCGTCCCGCCGGGTGTCGGCGTCGCCAATGTCGCGCCGCAGACCCCGCTCGACGGCACCGCATCGGTCAGCCGCGTCCGCGTGTCCGAGATCGAGGTCGACGACCTGATCGAACTCGGGGACCCGACGTTCGTCGCCGGCTTGCTGTCGGCGACGCTCGCCGCCTACCAGAGCGGCGTCACCCGGTGGGCCCTCGACACCGCCGTCGAGTACGCGAAGGTCCGCACGCAGTTCGGCGTGCCGATCGGATCGTTCCAGGCGATCAAGCACATCTGTGCGGAGATGTTGTGCCGCAGTGAACGGGTCACCGCGGTCGCATGGGACGTCGCCCGCGCGGTCGACGACGTGCTCGCGGCCGCGCCGGGGGACGAGCTCGTCTCCGCCCGCGAGCAACTCGAGATCAGCAGGCTGGCGGCCGACGTCGTGGTCGGTCGCGACCCGGTCGCCAACACCAAGGACTGCGTTCAGGTTCTCGGCGGGATCGGGTTCACCTTCGAGCACGACGCCCATCTCTATCTCCGTGCGGCGCTCGCCGCGCAGGCGACGCTGGCGAACGCGTCGTCGCACGCCGCCGCACTCGCCGGGCTCGGCCTGTCGGGGACGCGGCGACGTTTCCGTCTCGACCTGTCGCAGGTCGAGGACCGGCGCGAGGAGGTCCGGGCCACCGTCGCGGCGATCGCCGACGCGGCCCCGGACGAGCGCCGCAGACTCCTCGCCGAGACCGGCTATCTGACCCCGCATTGGCCGGCGCCGCACGGCCTGGGTGCGGACGCGGCGCTGCAATTGCTGATCGACATCGAGCTCGAGTCGGCCGGCATCGAGCGGCCCGATCTGGTGATCGGCGCGTGGGCGATCCCGACGATCCTCGAGCACGGCACCGACGCGCAACGTGAACGGTTCGTCGCGCCGACACTCGCCGGCGACATCGTGTGGTGTCAGTTGTTCTCCGAGCCCGAGGCGGGCTCGGACCTGGCCGCGTTGCGAACCCGAGCCGAGCGGGTCGACGGCGGCTGGCGACTGGACGGGCAGAAGATCTGGACCTCGCAGGCCCACAACGCCCAGTGGGCGATCTGTCTCGCGCGCACCGATCCCGACGCGCCCAAGAACAAGGGCATCACCTATTTCCTCGTCGACATGAGTTCGCCCGGAATCGACATCCGTCCGTTGCGCGAGCTCTCCGGACGGGCCAACTTCAACGAGGTCTTCCTCGACGGCGTCGTCGTGCCCGATGACTGCGTCGTCGGCGACGTGAACGGCGGCTGGCGCTTGGCCCGCACCACCCTCGCGAACGAGCGGGTGGCAATGGGTGGGACCGGTCTGGGCAAGGAGATGGAGGCGCTGCTGTCGCAGGTGCGGTCGATGGACCGGGAGCTGACCGACGAGGAGCTGTCGGCGCTCGGCATGCAGCTCGCCGACGCGCATGTCGGCCGGGTCCTCGATGCGCGGGCGGCGACGAGGCAACTGGCCGGGCTCGATCCGGGCGCGTTGTCGAGTGTGCGCAAACTGATCGGCGTCGAACACCGGCAGTCCGTGCCCGATCTCGCGCTGCGGCTCCTGGGGGCCGCCGGTCTGGCGGCGTCCGAGGCCTCCGACGCGGTGCTGCAGAACCGGTGCCTGTCCATCGCGGGCGGGACGACCCAGATCCTGCGCACGGCTGCTGCGGAACGCATTCTCGGTTTGCCCCGGTCCTGACTGCGGCCGAAATGCCGAAACCGCAGATAGGCGCCGATTCCGACACCCTTGCGCACGGATTCTGATACAACTAGAACAGGTTCTAGTTCTTGACGGGTTCATGGTGAGGGAGGCACAGGGTGGACTTTGCCCTGGACGGCACTGCGATCGCGGTTCGCGACGTCGCCGAGGACGTGTTCGCACGACGACAGCCCGACTGGGAGTCGACGTTCGGTGGGCACGATCCCGGGGGGACGGACGCGACCCGCGGAGGGTTCGAAGCCGAAGGCTGGCAGGCACTCGTCGACGCCGGGCTGCTTGCGCTGCCGTTGCCGGCTGCGCTCGACGGCGACGATGTCGACGAGTCGGGTCTGCTCCCGTTGTTCCGCCGGATGGGTCGCGCCGCGTCGGTGACGCCCGCGCTCGGGTCGCTGACCGCGGCGCTCGTGTTCGGCAGAGCCGACGCCCAGTCGGGCGAGGGGTCGGTGTGGTCGCGCTTCGGGAAGTCGCTCACCGGCGGGAGTTGGGTGTCGGTTGCGATCGGCGAACACGGTGACGCCCTGACCGCCACACCGCGGACGTCTGTCCGTGACGGTCGGCTCAGCGGCACGAAGGTCGGGGTGTTGCACGCCGACGGTGCCTCGCTGTTCCTCGTCGCCGCCGATGCGGGCGTCGTCGCCGTGTCCCCCGACGCCGAGGGGGTCGCCATCGCGCGCACGCCGACCTCGAGTGGCTGGGGCGAGTACACGGTGACCTTCGACGACGTACCCGTCGACGACGCCGACATCGTGGTCCGCGACCTCGCGGTTCTCCGCGACCGGTATCGCCTGGCCCTGTGCGCCTATGCGGACGGCCTGGTCGCCGGCGCCACCCGCCTGACCGCCGACCACGTCTCGACGCGTGAACAGTTCGGCAAGCCGATCGCCCTGTTCCAGGCGGTGGGTCAGCAACTGGCGGACATCTACGTCGTCGGCCGGTCGATGGAACTGGCGACCACTGCGGCGGCCTGGCGACTGTCCGAGGGACTCGACGCCGCAACCGATCTCGCGATCGCCGCCTACTGGCTGGCCGAGGAGATCCCGCCGACCACGCGGACGATGACCCACCTGCACGGCGGCATCGGAGTCGACATCACCTATCCGCTGCACCGCTACTTCTCCCTCACCAAGGACCTGGCGCGCCTGGTGGGCGGAGCGCACGTGCGGCTCGACGAGCTCGCCGACATCACCGACGTCCCCGCCGACGACACCCGTATCGCAGAGGTGCCCGATGTTCATTGATCTGACCCCCGAACAGCGCGCGCTGCGCGCGGAACTGCGCGAGTACTTCGCCGATCTGGTCACTCCCGATGAGGCGGCGGTGATGCTCACCGAACGCCACGGACCGACCTACCGCAAGGTCATCAAGCGGATGGGCGACGACGGCTGGCTGGGCGTCGGCTGGCCGAAGGAGTTCGGCGGCAAGGGCTTCGGCGAGATCGAACAGCAGATCTTCACCAACGAGGCGGTGCGTGCCGACGTCCCGCTGCCGTCGGTGACGCTGCAGACCGTCGGGCCGACGCTGCAGGTGCACGGCACCGAGGATCAGAAGCAGAAGTTCCTGCCCGCGATCCTGGCCGGTGACGTGCACTTCGCCATCGGGTACACCGAACCCGAGGCCGGCACCGACCTGGCGTCGTTGACCACCACCGCGGTCCGCGACGGCGACCACTATGTGGTCAACGGGCAGAAGATCTTCACGACCGGTGGGCACGACGCCGATTACATCTGGCTCGCCGTCCGCACGGACAAGGACGCGCCGAAGCACAAGGGGATCTCGATCCTCATCGTCGACACGTCCGATCCGGGCTTCACCTGGACGCCGATCATCACCGCCGACGGTGCGCATCACGTCAATGCCACCTACTACCAGGATGTTCGGGTTCCGGTGTCGATGCGCGTCGGCGACGAGGGCGGCGGCTGGAAACTGATCACCACCCAGCTCAATCACGAACG
Protein-coding sequences here:
- a CDS encoding acyl-CoA dehydrogenase: MTIATSSEQIAVRDSIASWARSTSVTDIVRSDIDKPRDQWTQLLSQIADLGVFAAAVPETSDGLGASFLDVAAMLEQCGVDLVPGPLGPTVSAAIALAIARRDAHEGGADRGAALLPEVLAGSVPVVTPATSYAGVARELSGGDLDLGLVGGYVEGCAVLVEFGTADRERSWWIVPPGVGVANVAPQTPLDGTASVSRVRVSEIEVDDLIELGDPTFVAGLLSATLAAYQSGVTRWALDTAVEYAKVRTQFGVPIGSFQAIKHICAEMLCRSERVTAVAWDVARAVDDVLAAAPGDELVSAREQLEISRLAADVVVGRDPVANTKDCVQVLGGIGFTFEHDAHLYLRAALAAQATLANASSHAAALAGLGLSGTRRRFRLDLSQVEDRREEVRATVAAIADAAPDERRRLLAETGYLTPHWPAPHGLGADAALQLLIDIELESAGIERPDLVIGAWAIPTILEHGTDAQRERFVAPTLAGDIVWCQLFSEPEAGSDLAALRTRAERVDGGWRLDGQKIWTSQAHNAQWAICLARTDPDAPKNKGITYFLVDMSSPGIDIRPLRELSGRANFNEVFLDGVVVPDDCVVGDVNGGWRLARTTLANERVAMGGTGLGKEMEALLSQVRSMDRELTDEELSALGMQLADAHVGRVLDARAATRQLAGLDPGALSSVRKLIGVEHRQSVPDLALRLLGAAGLAASEASDAVLQNRCLSIAGGTTQILRTAAAERILGLPRS
- a CDS encoding acyl-CoA dehydrogenase family protein encodes the protein MDFALDGTAIAVRDVAEDVFARRQPDWESTFGGHDPGGTDATRGGFEAEGWQALVDAGLLALPLPAALDGDDVDESGLLPLFRRMGRAASVTPALGSLTAALVFGRADAQSGEGSVWSRFGKSLTGGSWVSVAIGEHGDALTATPRTSVRDGRLSGTKVGVLHADGASLFLVAADAGVVAVSPDAEGVAIARTPTSSGWGEYTVTFDDVPVDDADIVVRDLAVLRDRYRLALCAYADGLVAGATRLTADHVSTREQFGKPIALFQAVGQQLADIYVVGRSMELATTAAAWRLSEGLDAATDLAIAAYWLAEEIPPTTRTMTHLHGGIGVDITYPLHRYFSLTKDLARLVGGAHVRLDELADITDVPADDTRIAEVPDVH
- a CDS encoding acyl-CoA dehydrogenase family protein — translated: MFIDLTPEQRALRAELREYFADLVTPDEAAVMLTERHGPTYRKVIKRMGDDGWLGVGWPKEFGGKGFGEIEQQIFTNEAVRADVPLPSVTLQTVGPTLQVHGTEDQKQKFLPAILAGDVHFAIGYTEPEAGTDLASLTTTAVRDGDHYVVNGQKIFTTGGHDADYIWLAVRTDKDAPKHKGISILIVDTSDPGFTWTPIITADGAHHVNATYYQDVRVPVSMRVGDEGGGWKLITTQLNHERVMLGPAGRIDGLAARVRAWVQRPGPDGTVIAKHPDVRRALATIDAYGRINELLNWQVAATGEAISMADAAATKVFSTERIQTVCRMVDEIVGRYGDFTDPETAALVNWLDVQQKRHVVITFGGGVNEVMRDMIATAGLGLPRAKR